The Leclercia sp. S52 genome has a segment encoding these proteins:
- the mgtA gene encoding magnesium-translocating P-type ATPase: MFKSFTQQLLARLSRHLPRRLVQRDPMATGKTDTVIPGALAAHCLRVAAMEEPALWRTFASHPEGLTAAEVQAARATHGENQIPAQKPARWWVHLWACYRNPFNLLLTVLGVISYATEDLFAAGVIALMVGISTLLNFIQEARSTRAADALKAMVSNTATVIRTLNDKGESGWREVPIDQLVPGDLVKLAAGDMIPADLRILQARDLFVAQASLTGESLPVEKVAHSRDPQQSNPLECDTLCFMGTTVVSGTAQAMVIATGGNTWFGQLAGRVSEQESEPNAFQQGIGRVSMLLIRFMLAMTPVVLLINGYTKGDWWEAALFALSVAVGLTPEMLPMIVTSTLARGAVKLSKQKVIVKHLDAIQNFGAMDILCTDKTGTLTQDKIVLEHHTDVSGKVCERVLNTAWLNSHYQTGLKNLLDVAVLEGVDEAAARTLSTRWQKVDEIPFDFERRRMSVVVSEEQGVHQLICKGALQEILSVCTQVWHNGEIVPLDDSMLRRIRRVTDNLNRQGLRVVAVASKFLPARVGDYQRIDESDLILEGYIAFLDPPKETTAPALKALKNSGITVKILTGDSELVAAKVCREVGLDAGEVVTGSEIETLSDDDLASLAKRTTLFARLTPMHKERIVTLLKREGHVVGFMGDGINDAPALRAADIGISVDGAVDIAREAADIILLEKSLMVLEEGVIEGRRTFANMLKYIKMTASSNFGNVFSVLVASAFLPFLPMLPLHLLIQNLMYDVSQVAIPFDNVDEDQIQKPQRWDPSELGRFMLFFGPISSIFDILTFCLMWFVFHANTPEQQTLFQSGWFVVGLLSQTLIVHMIRTRRIPFLQSRAAWPLILMTGLVMVLGIALPFSPLAGYLQLQALPLSYFPWLVAILAGYMVLTQIVKGFYARRYGWQ; the protein is encoded by the coding sequence ATGTTCAAAAGTTTCACACAACAGCTGCTGGCCCGGCTGAGCCGCCACCTGCCGCGCCGTCTGGTGCAGCGCGACCCGATGGCGACGGGCAAAACCGATACCGTTATCCCCGGCGCGCTGGCCGCCCACTGTCTGCGGGTGGCCGCGATGGAAGAGCCCGCCCTGTGGCGGACCTTTGCCAGCCACCCGGAAGGGCTGACGGCCGCTGAGGTTCAGGCCGCCCGCGCCACGCACGGCGAGAATCAGATCCCGGCGCAAAAACCGGCCCGCTGGTGGGTGCATCTGTGGGCCTGCTACCGCAACCCCTTCAACCTGCTGCTGACGGTGCTGGGCGTTATCTCCTATGCCACCGAAGACCTGTTTGCCGCCGGGGTGATCGCCCTGATGGTGGGCATCTCCACGCTGCTGAACTTTATCCAGGAGGCCCGCTCCACCCGGGCGGCGGATGCCCTGAAGGCGATGGTCAGCAACACCGCCACCGTCATACGCACCCTTAACGACAAAGGGGAAAGCGGCTGGCGGGAGGTGCCCATTGACCAGCTGGTGCCGGGGGATCTGGTGAAGCTGGCGGCCGGGGACATGATCCCGGCGGACCTGCGTATTCTCCAGGCCCGGGATCTGTTCGTGGCCCAGGCCTCATTGACCGGCGAATCCCTGCCGGTGGAGAAGGTCGCCCACAGCCGCGATCCGCAGCAGAGCAACCCGCTGGAGTGCGACACCCTGTGCTTTATGGGCACCACGGTGGTCAGCGGCACGGCGCAGGCGATGGTGATCGCCACCGGGGGCAATACCTGGTTTGGGCAGCTCGCCGGGCGCGTCAGCGAGCAGGAGAGCGAACCTAACGCCTTCCAGCAGGGAATAGGCCGCGTCAGCATGCTGCTGATCCGCTTTATGCTGGCGATGACCCCTGTGGTACTGCTGATTAACGGCTACACCAAAGGCGACTGGTGGGAAGCGGCGCTGTTTGCGCTCTCGGTGGCGGTGGGGCTCACCCCGGAGATGCTGCCGATGATCGTCACCTCGACCCTGGCGCGCGGAGCGGTAAAACTCTCGAAGCAAAAGGTGATCGTCAAGCACCTCGACGCCATCCAGAACTTTGGTGCGATGGATATTCTCTGCACCGACAAAACCGGCACCCTGACCCAGGACAAGATCGTGCTGGAGCACCACACCGACGTGTCGGGCAAGGTCTGCGAGCGGGTGCTGAATACCGCCTGGCTGAACAGCCACTACCAGACCGGGCTGAAGAACCTGCTCGACGTTGCGGTGCTCGAAGGCGTTGATGAAGCCGCCGCCCGCACCCTCTCAACCCGCTGGCAGAAGGTGGATGAGATCCCCTTTGATTTCGAGCGCCGCCGCATGTCGGTGGTGGTCAGTGAAGAGCAGGGCGTGCATCAGCTGATCTGCAAAGGGGCGCTGCAGGAGATCCTCAGCGTCTGCACCCAGGTGTGGCATAACGGCGAGATTGTCCCGCTGGACGACAGCATGCTGCGGCGCATCCGTCGCGTCACCGACAATCTCAACCGCCAGGGGCTAAGAGTGGTGGCGGTGGCCAGCAAGTTCCTGCCGGCACGTGTCGGGGATTACCAGCGCATCGACGAATCGGATCTGATCCTCGAAGGCTATATCGCCTTCCTCGATCCGCCGAAAGAGACCACCGCCCCGGCGCTCAAGGCGCTGAAAAACAGCGGTATCACGGTGAAGATCCTCACCGGCGACAGCGAGCTGGTGGCGGCCAAAGTGTGCCGCGAAGTGGGGCTGGACGCGGGCGAGGTAGTAACGGGCAGCGAGATCGAAACCCTCTCCGATGACGACCTGGCGTCACTGGCGAAGCGCACCACGCTGTTCGCGCGCCTGACCCCGATGCACAAGGAGCGCATCGTCACCCTGCTGAAGCGCGAGGGGCACGTGGTGGGCTTTATGGGAGACGGTATTAACGATGCTCCCGCGCTGCGTGCGGCGGATATCGGGATTTCGGTCGACGGCGCGGTGGATATCGCCCGGGAAGCGGCGGATATCATCCTGCTGGAGAAGAGCCTGATGGTGCTGGAGGAGGGAGTAATCGAAGGCCGCCGCACCTTCGCCAACATGCTCAAGTACATCAAAATGACCGCCAGTTCGAACTTCGGCAACGTCTTCAGCGTGCTGGTGGCAAGCGCGTTCCTGCCGTTCCTGCCGATGCTGCCGCTGCATCTGCTGATCCAGAACCTGATGTACGATGTCTCCCAGGTGGCGATCCCCTTCGATAACGTCGACGAGGATCAGATCCAGAAGCCGCAGCGCTGGGATCCGTCAGAACTCGGCCGGTTCATGCTCTTTTTCGGCCCGATCAGCTCGATCTTCGACATTCTGACCTTCTGCCTGATGTGGTTTGTGTTCCACGCCAACACCCCGGAACAGCAGACCCTGTTCCAGTCCGGCTGGTTCGTGGTCGGGCTGCTGTCGCAAACGCTGATTGTGCATATGATCCGCACGCGTCGGATCCCGTTCCTCCAGAGTCGCGCCGCCTGGCCGCTGATCTTGATGACGGGGCTGGTGATGGTGCTCGGCATTGCGCTGCCGTTCTCGCCGCTGGCGGGCTATCTGCAGCTGCAGGCCCTGCCGCTGAGCTACTTCCCGTGGCTGGTGGCGATCCTCGCGGGGTACATGGTGCTGACCCAG